A portion of the Flavobacterium magnum genome contains these proteins:
- a CDS encoding DUF6495 family protein, with the protein MKYARLTKEQFEELHPEFVNFLATQSIDKAEWDKIKSENPQVAEQELDVFSDLIWEGVLTRAEYLEHFSRNHIFLFHCGEAQIHSIVLKSLDNTVDFLTKDGLQWLGDHMFTDHIEMKIGTKNFDADRNNSLFELIKQGAFLSDGALYLQIKSVMNS; encoded by the coding sequence ATGAAATACGCACGCCTCACCAAAGAACAATTTGAAGAACTCCACCCGGAATTCGTAAACTTTCTCGCCACACAATCTATCGACAAGGCGGAATGGGACAAAATAAAGTCTGAGAATCCACAGGTCGCCGAGCAGGAGCTCGACGTATTTTCAGATTTGATCTGGGAAGGTGTCCTGACGCGGGCAGAATACCTCGAGCATTTTTCCAGAAACCACATTTTCCTGTTTCATTGCGGCGAAGCGCAGATTCATTCGATCGTCCTGAAGTCACTTGACAACACGGTTGATTTTCTCACAAAGGACGGCCTCCAATGGTTGGGTGATCATATGTTCACAGACCACATTGAAATGAAAATCGGCACCAAAAACTTTGATGCCGATCGCAATAATTCACTGTTTGAGCTGATAAAACAAGGCGCATTCCTGAGTGACGG
- the rplI gene encoding 50S ribosomal protein L9, with product MELILKQDVQNLGFKDDVVTVKAGYGRNYLIPQGFAHMATPSAKKVLAENLKQRAHKEAKIVNDAKALAETLKSLDIKLTAKAGGEKLFGSITNIDLAEALAKAGHEIDRKFITSGVVKRTGKYNATVRLHRDVVVDLPYEIVAEK from the coding sequence ATGGAATTGATCTTAAAACAAGACGTTCAGAATTTAGGTTTTAAAGACGATGTCGTAACGGTGAAAGCAGGTTACGGACGTAATTACCTGATCCCTCAAGGATTTGCGCACATGGCAACGCCTTCAGCTAAAAAAGTTTTGGCTGAAAACCTGAAACAAAGGGCACACAAAGAAGCTAAAATCGTTAACGATGCAAAAGCTTTGGCTGAAACCCTGAAATCATTGGATATCAAGCTTACCGCAAAAGCAGGTGGTGAGAAATTATTCGGTTCGATCACCAACATCGACCTGGCTGAAGCTTTGGCTAAGGCAGGACACGAGATTGACCGTAAATTCATCACAAGCGGTGTCGTTAAGCGTACAGGAAAATACAACGCTACAGTGCGTTTGCACAGAGATGTGGTAGTTGACCTTCCTTACGAAATCGTAGCTGAGAAGTAA
- the rpsR gene encoding 30S ribosomal protein S18, with the protein MSTIEQSAKGKKDGDIRYLTPLNIETNKTKKYCRFKKSGIKYVDYKDPDFLLKFVNEQGKILPRRLTGTSLKYQRKVSVAVKRARHLALMPYVADLLK; encoded by the coding sequence ATGTCTACGATAGAGCAATCAGCAAAAGGAAAAAAAGACGGGGATATCAGATATCTTACGCCTTTGAACATTGAAACCAACAAGACTAAGAAGTATTGCCGTTTCAAGAAATCCGGAATCAAATATGTAGATTATAAGGATCCTGATTTCTTGTTGAAATTCGTGAACGAGCAAGGGAAAATCCTTCCACGCCGTTTGACAGGGACTTCACTGAAATACCAAAGGAAAGTGTCTGTGGCCGTAAAACGCGCACGTCACCTGGCCTTAATGCCATACGTGGCCGATTTATTGAAATAA
- the rpsF gene encoding 30S ribosomal protein S6 → MNHYETVFILNPVLSEVQVKETVSKFEDFLTSRGAEMVSKEDWGLKKMAYEIQNKKSGFYHLFEFKVAGEHLIAFETEFRRDERVMRFLTVTLDKHAISWAERRRAKNKTKA, encoded by the coding sequence ATGAATCATTATGAAACTGTTTTCATCTTAAATCCCGTTTTATCTGAAGTTCAGGTAAAGGAAACAGTAAGCAAATTCGAAGATTTTCTTACGAGCAGAGGAGCAGAGATGGTATCAAAAGAGGATTGGGGCCTGAAAAAAATGGCTTACGAAATCCAGAACAAAAAAAGTGGTTTTTACCATTTATTTGAATTCAAGGTAGCAGGCGAGCACCTGATTGCTTTCGAAACCGAATTCAGACGTGACGAAAGAGTAATGCGTTTCCTTACCGTTACACTTGACAAGCACGCCATTTCATGGGCTGAGAGAAGAAGAGCTAAAAACAAAACAAAAGCATAA